The genomic interval CTGAGCAAGAGAGTCTTCGATGGACTGACCTTCGAGCAGCACGCGGTTGACCATGTCGATGGAGACCTGGCGCTGTGCAGCTTCGTCGTAGAACTTGGTGGTGTGCGCGTATTCCAGACCCTTGAGGAATGGCCCCTTGATCGGGTCCGAAAGGTTGGCTTCGGTCAGCGCTGCAGCCTTACGGGCTGGCAGTTCGCCAACGGTGTCGAGCCAGATTTCCATGGCTTCGGCCGAAGTGATGTAGGCCAGGAACTTTTCAGCAGCAATCTTTTCTTCACCCTGGGCAGTCGCGCCGATGGCGTTGGCAAAGTAGCTGGAATAGTTCGAGCGCAGGCCGTTTGCGTCAGCTGGCAGCTCAACCACACCCCATTCGAATGGGTTTGCCGCGAAGGCGCCGAGACGGAAAGTGCCGTCGATGGTCATGGCAGCAAGGCCAGCGCGGAACGCGGCCTGACCTTCGTCCATGAAGCCAACCAGGCCCACTTTGTGCTCGGTCTGCAGGTCGGTGTAGTACTTCAGCGCAGCAGCACCGGCTGCGTCGTTGTAAGCCACATTGCCTTCAGCATCATAGGGCTCGCCGCCGTTCTGACGGATCAGAACTTCGCGCCACCAATGGTGATCCTGGCCAGCCATGTCGAGGGTGACACCGGCCGACGTGATGTTGCCCGAACCGTCACGCTTGGTGGTGGCTTCGGCAGCAGCGAGGAATTCTTCGAGGTTGGATGGTGGGTTGGCAACGCCAGCCTCAGCGAACAGCGCCTTGTTGTAGAACAGGGCCAGCGAACGCACGGCAGTTGGCAGGCCATAATAGTCATCGCCACGCTTCATGGCGGAGACGATCGGGAAGAAATCGGCTTCGATTTCGGCAGCCGGGAAGACAGCTGGATCAAGCGGCTGAATCAGCTGGCCATCAACGAACTGGTCGAGCCA from Devosia sp. 2618 carries:
- a CDS encoding extracellular solute-binding protein, with product MFSKATVAGLAAGISFLALGSAQAVEIEYWQYVFDSRVQAMDKLIANFEAANPDITVKHTTFPYADYQTRVVAAKVAGQGPDVVQLFYGWLDQFVDGQLIQPLDPAVFPAAEIEADFFPIVSAMKRGDDYYGLPTAVRSLALFYNKALFAEAGVANPPSNLEEFLAAAEATTKRDGSGNITSAGVTLDMAGQDHHWWREVLIRQNGGEPYDAEGNVAYNDAAGAAALKYYTDLQTEHKVGLVGFMDEGQAAFRAGLAAMTIDGTFRLGAFAANPFEWGVVELPADANGLRSNYSSYFANAIGATAQGEEKIAAEKFLAYITSAEAMEIWLDTVGELPARKAAALTEANLSDPIKGPFLKGLEYAHTTKFYDEAAQRQVSIDMVNRVLLEGQSIEDSLAQAATAEQAIIDAATKK